The following proteins come from a genomic window of Paenibacillus sp. CAA11:
- the aroE gene encoding shikimate dehydrogenase: protein MSNLAVPVSSSGSMLLGVMGDPIAHSKSPVMHQAALRQTGIPGDYVRLHITADQLGEAILSIRTLGFRGVNVTVPHKVKVMAFLDEIDPAAAAVGAVNTIVNNNGRLTGYNTDGIGYIRSLKEEAVPELSGKTVVVLGAGGAARGVIHALLTEGPRTVIVANRTKETASKLCEEWQKLGSLEACSLEELSEWVPQADVVINTTSVGMSPRIEESPLDTSLLPGGTVVSDLIYNPLKTRLLREAELRGCRIHSGLGMFVYQGAYAFEYWTGQPAPIPAMRNAVLEQLDGQE, encoded by the coding sequence ATGAGTAACTTAGCAGTACCTGTGAGCAGTTCCGGTTCTATGCTGCTCGGTGTGATGGGCGATCCGATTGCGCATTCGAAGTCGCCCGTTATGCATCAGGCAGCCCTGCGTCAGACCGGAATTCCAGGGGATTACGTTCGGCTTCACATTACAGCAGATCAGCTGGGAGAAGCTATTCTCTCCATAAGAACACTAGGGTTTCGGGGAGTGAACGTAACCGTTCCGCATAAAGTCAAGGTTATGGCCTTTTTGGACGAGATTGATCCGGCAGCGGCTGCAGTAGGTGCAGTCAATACAATCGTTAACAATAATGGTCGTCTAACGGGTTATAATACAGATGGTATCGGATATATTCGGTCGCTTAAAGAAGAAGCAGTGCCAGAGCTCTCTGGCAAGACAGTAGTCGTGCTTGGAGCCGGTGGCGCTGCCCGTGGGGTTATTCACGCACTTCTTACCGAGGGTCCAAGGACAGTAATTGTAGCCAACCGAACGAAAGAGACGGCCTCGAAGCTGTGTGAAGAGTGGCAGAAACTCGGCAGCCTGGAGGCCTGCTCTCTTGAGGAACTGAGTGAATGGGTTCCCCAGGCGGATGTGGTCATTAATACCACTTCTGTCGGGATGTCACCTAGAATTGAAGAAAGTCCGCTGGATACGTCTTTGCTGCCTGGTGGCACCGTTGTCAGCGACTTGATCTATAACCCGCTTAAGACCAGGCTGCTGCGTGAAGCTGAGCTTCGCGGCTGTCGTATTCACAGCGGCTTGGGAATGTTTGTTTACCAAGGGGCTTACGCCTTTGAGTATTGGACCGGACAGCCGGCTCCCATTCCGGCGATGCGAAATGCCGTATTGGAGCAGCTTGACGGCCAGGAATGA
- the yhbY gene encoding ribosome assembly RNA-binding protein YhbY produces the protein MLTGKQKRFLRAMAHHLDPIFQVGKGGTNEGVIRHIEEALERRELIKISVLNNCLDDPKDIAAELAEGSGAELVQTIGRTIVLYKESREYKQIELPK, from the coding sequence ATGCTAACAGGCAAACAAAAACGATTTTTGCGCGCGATGGCGCATCATCTGGATCCGATCTTCCAAGTAGGAAAGGGCGGCACCAACGAAGGGGTTATCCGCCATATTGAAGAGGCGCTGGAACGACGTGAATTAATTAAGATTTCTGTGCTGAACAACTGCCTGGACGATCCGAAGGATATTGCGGCCGAGCTTGCTGAGGGTTCCGGTGCTGAGCTGGTACAGACCATCGGAAGAACCATCGTACTGTACAAAGAGTCCCGAGAGTATAAGCAGATCGAGCTGCCGAAGTAA
- a CDS encoding class I SAM-dependent DNA methyltransferase has product MLSYRKFAYVYDELMEDMPYPEWLRFARTAWEKYDMPKSVVDLGCGTGAITIPLINAGFEMTGIDLSGDMLAVARQKMESSPNGARLFKSGSVRWVQQDMRSWEVPEPVDSVISFCDCLNYLLEEEDITAVFNRTYAGLKPGGSFLFDVHHPNTLRRYDEEQPFVWDEKSISYIWTCDFDSLRCEIEHHLSIFAQEKEGPLYRRFEETHVQRAYEPEWLRSELLRAGFHEVYCYADFSWREADEKTERLFFVALK; this is encoded by the coding sequence ATGCTGTCTTACCGGAAATTTGCTTATGTATACGATGAGTTGATGGAGGATATGCCTTATCCCGAGTGGCTGCGCTTCGCACGTACCGCTTGGGAGAAGTACGATATGCCGAAATCGGTGGTCGATCTAGGGTGCGGGACGGGAGCCATTACGATTCCGCTGATCAATGCAGGCTTTGAGATGACGGGGATCGACCTGTCTGGTGACATGTTGGCCGTGGCCAGGCAGAAGATGGAGTCTTCGCCGAACGGAGCGAGGCTGTTCAAAAGCGGGAGCGTAAGATGGGTGCAGCAGGATATGCGGAGCTGGGAAGTGCCGGAACCTGTAGATTCGGTTATTTCATTCTGCGATTGTCTGAATTATTTGCTGGAGGAAGAGGACATTACAGCGGTGTTCAACCGGACCTATGCTGGACTTAAGCCGGGCGGGAGCTTTCTGTTCGATGTTCACCATCCGAATACCCTTCGCCGTTACGATGAGGAGCAGCCGTTCGTATGGGACGAGAAATCGATCTCCTATATATGGACCTGTGATTTTGATTCGCTTCGCTGTGAGATCGAGCACCATCTTTCCATTTTTGCGCAGGAGAAGGAAGGGCCGCTGTACCGTCGTTTTGAAGAAACACATGTTCAGCGTGCTTATGAGCCGGAATGGCTGCGCAGCGAGCTGCTTCGCGCAGGTTTCCATGAGGTGTACTGTTACGCCGACTTTTCATGGAGGGAAGCGGATGAGAAGACGGAGCGTCTTTTCTTCGTGGCTCTGAAGTAG
- a CDS encoding LacI family DNA-binding transcriptional regulator: protein MAKKVTMQQIADYLGVSKFVVSKALSGKGGVNETTKERVIEAASQLGYFAQKNAYVKNIKPTAPASLSDRSKQSVIVLMPNIRFQTKDSLYWGKILEGISQTLEAEGLGMVIISEQRMDNFANVLNPSGILGMIGVGEISTSLLLEVHRIGLPMVLVDHEDALIPTDTVFANNVDSITRLTKHLIGLGHERLHFMGDFRFSRSFRDRWIGFRSALEENSLETPALDDPMLSLFGIDRGEYWEEIKSWFAKRKKMDKLPTAIVCANDSIGLTVCSALQSLDISVPQEISVTGFDNIEDAYRGTPPLTTIHVPKEMLGKRAVEKLLNRIANPHDPLEKVLISADIVYRDSVAEPRARG, encoded by the coding sequence ATGGCCAAAAAAGTGACCATGCAGCAGATCGCAGACTATTTAGGCGTCTCCAAGTTTGTGGTCTCCAAAGCCCTTTCCGGTAAAGGCGGAGTAAATGAGACGACCAAGGAGCGGGTAATTGAGGCTGCTTCCCAGCTGGGATATTTTGCGCAGAAGAACGCTTATGTCAAAAATATAAAACCCACGGCTCCGGCCTCCCTGTCAGATCGCAGCAAGCAGTCTGTCATTGTGCTAATGCCCAATATACGGTTTCAGACGAAGGATTCTCTCTACTGGGGTAAGATTCTGGAGGGAATTTCCCAGACTTTAGAGGCCGAAGGACTGGGGATGGTGATTATCTCGGAGCAGCGGATGGATAATTTTGCGAATGTGCTGAACCCTTCCGGCATCTTGGGTATGATTGGTGTAGGGGAAATTTCCACCTCTCTGCTGCTTGAGGTTCACCGCATTGGACTGCCAATGGTGCTTGTCGATCATGAAGATGCACTTATCCCTACTGACACAGTGTTCGCTAACAATGTAGACAGCATCACACGACTGACCAAGCATTTGATTGGACTTGGACATGAACGGCTGCATTTTATGGGTGATTTTCGTTTTTCCCGCAGCTTCCGGGATCGGTGGATCGGCTTTCGAAGTGCCCTTGAGGAGAACTCGCTGGAGACTCCGGCGCTGGACGACCCGATGCTGTCCCTATTTGGAATCGACCGTGGAGAATATTGGGAGGAAATCAAGAGCTGGTTCGCCAAGCGTAAAAAAATGGACAAGCTGCCGACAGCCATCGTATGTGCGAACGACTCCATTGGGCTCACCGTTTGCAGTGCGCTGCAATCGCTAGACATTTCCGTACCTCAGGAAATTTCGGTTACCGGCTTTGACAACATCGAGGATGCTTACCGGGGGACGCCTCCGCTGACAACGATCCATGTGCCTAAGGAGATGCTGGGCAAGCGAGCCGTAGAGAAGCTGCTGAATCGTATTGCCAATCCTCATGATCCGCTGGAGAAGGTGCTGATCTCGGCAGATATTGTATACCGGGATTCGGTAGCTGAACCGAGGGCTAGAGGGTAA
- the rsfS gene encoding ribosome silencing factor: MTVTPNELLNIAVSAAEDKKAMNIVALDLQNISLIADYFVICHGNSDTQVQAIASEIRKQAQEAGANIRGIEGLDSARWVLMDLGDVVVHVFHRDEREYYNIERLWSDAKVVETL, from the coding sequence ATGACGGTAACACCAAACGAACTGTTAAACATCGCGGTTTCAGCCGCCGAGGATAAGAAAGCTATGAACATTGTTGCGCTGGATCTCCAGAACATCTCACTCATTGCGGATTATTTTGTCATCTGCCACGGTAATTCCGATACGCAGGTGCAGGCGATTGCGTCTGAAATCCGCAAGCAGGCACAAGAGGCAGGCGCGAACATTCGCGGCATTGAAGGCCTTGACTCGGCACGTTGGGTACTGATGGACTTGGGCGACGTTGTCGTGCATGTGTTCCATCGGGATGAGCGTGAATATTATAATATCGAACGCCTGTGGTCTGATGCCAAAGTGGTGGAGACTCTATGA
- a CDS encoding nicotinate-nucleotide adenylyltransferase, with protein sequence MGGAFDPIHCGHLLAAEAARDQYKLEEVWFMPSHLPPHKEKAGVSGQQRMDMVKAAIESHPAFKPLDIELVRGGISYTIDTIRELRGLHPELDFYFIIGADMVNYLPKWEGIEELVRLLTFIGLQRPGSMLELDTLPEAVQSAVLLADMPLVDISSSLIRARLRQGRSIRYMVPEPVYDYMMRSGIYGIHP encoded by the coding sequence ATGGGCGGTGCCTTTGATCCGATTCACTGTGGACACCTGCTGGCCGCTGAGGCGGCAAGGGATCAATACAAGCTGGAAGAGGTATGGTTTATGCCCTCCCATCTTCCGCCTCACAAGGAGAAGGCTGGCGTGAGCGGGCAGCAACGGATGGACATGGTCAAAGCCGCTATTGAAAGCCATCCTGCCTTTAAACCGCTAGATATTGAGCTTGTGCGCGGGGGCATTTCTTATACGATCGATACGATCCGAGAGCTTCGCGGATTACATCCGGAGCTCGATTTTTATTTTATTATCGGTGCAGATATGGTGAATTACCTGCCCAAGTGGGAAGGAATTGAGGAGCTTGTCCGCCTGCTGACTTTTATCGGACTGCAGCGACCGGGAAGCATGCTTGAGCTGGATACACTGCCGGAGGCGGTTCAATCTGCCGTGCTTCTGGCCGATATGCCGCTCGTGGACATCTCCTCCAGCTTGATCCGCGCAAGATTGCGGCAGGGACGGTCAATCAGGTATATGGTTCCGGAACCTGTATATGACTATATGATGAGGAGCGGAATTTATGGAATACACCCGTGA
- the yqeK gene encoding bis(5'-nucleosyl)-tetraphosphatase (symmetrical) YqeK, producing the protein MEYTREELIKAVSGQMPEKRWKHTEGVMATSVHLALKYGADPEKADLAALLHDVAKYWPIDRQEEIIRENGLNQELLEHDKQLLHAEVGAFVAKRDYGVLDQEVLDAIRYHTSGREGMTLLDKIVCLADYTEPGRDFPGVERIRELGENSLEEGLIAGFDSTISFLLEKGKAIFPLTVLSRNDLIRQLKAARR; encoded by the coding sequence ATGGAATACACCCGTGAAGAGTTGATTAAAGCCGTATCCGGTCAAATGCCGGAGAAGCGCTGGAAGCATACTGAAGGGGTCATGGCCACATCCGTTCATTTAGCATTAAAATACGGGGCCGATCCCGAAAAAGCCGACTTGGCGGCGCTTTTGCATGATGTGGCGAAGTATTGGCCCATTGATCGGCAAGAAGAGATCATTCGGGAGAACGGGTTGAATCAGGAGCTCCTTGAGCATGATAAGCAGCTGCTCCATGCCGAAGTAGGCGCATTTGTCGCGAAACGGGACTATGGAGTGCTTGACCAGGAGGTACTGGATGCCATCCGTTACCATACCTCGGGCCGAGAAGGAATGACCTTGCTGGACAAAATCGTGTGTCTTGCGGATTATACAGAGCCTGGACGTGATTTTCCGGGAGTCGAGAGAATCCGGGAGCTTGGAGAGAATAGCCTGGAGGAAGGCCTGATTGCAGGCTTTGACTCGACGATTTCCTTTTTGCTGGAAAAAGGAAAAGCGATCTTTCCCTTAACGGTCCTTTCCCGTAATGATCTGATTCGCCAGTTGAAGGCTGCTAGACGATAG
- a CDS encoding AGE family epimerase/isomerase — translation MSQAAALKPRLEQELKENILGFWMKHTIDKKNGGFLGEIDHAMNVHPEAEKSLVLNARILWTFSTAYRMYKQEDYLKMAERAYDYLTTHFVDNEHGGLYWMVDALGNPSQDKKQIYGQSFAIYALSEYYRAAGHQEALELAKELFHILEKHGYDPVHKGYIEALARDWKPTDNLSLSDKDLNEAKSMNTHLHVLEGYTNLYRVWKDEELRSKLSELIEVTLDHIVDPKTAHFFLFFDEEWNVKSDDISYGHDIEGSWLLFEAAEVLGNDQLLARTREVAIAMAEATYNEGVDSDGGLLNEANAEGLTDTNKDWWPQAEAVVGFYNAYQMTGEEKFAEAAVRSWNFIEEFIIDKKHGEWYWSVNREGVPQLHEMKVSAWKCPYHNSRACFEMIERLSKSEA, via the coding sequence ATGAGTCAAGCAGCTGCTTTAAAACCGCGTTTGGAACAAGAACTAAAGGAGAATATTCTAGGCTTCTGGATGAAGCATACGATTGATAAGAAAAACGGAGGCTTCCTCGGCGAAATCGATCATGCGATGAATGTTCATCCCGAGGCTGAGAAGAGCTTGGTGCTGAATGCCCGTATCCTGTGGACGTTCAGCACAGCTTACCGGATGTATAAACAGGAAGACTATCTCAAGATGGCAGAGCGCGCCTATGACTATCTCACCACTCATTTTGTGGACAATGAGCATGGCGGGCTGTACTGGATGGTTGATGCGCTAGGCAACCCTTCACAGGACAAAAAGCAAATTTACGGCCAATCTTTTGCGATCTATGCCTTGTCTGAGTACTATCGCGCCGCAGGCCATCAAGAAGCGCTGGAGCTCGCCAAAGAGCTCTTCCACATTCTTGAGAAGCACGGTTACGATCCGGTTCATAAAGGCTACATTGAAGCCTTGGCTCGCGACTGGAAGCCTACGGATAACCTGAGCCTCAGCGACAAGGATTTGAACGAAGCCAAATCCATGAACACCCATCTTCACGTTCTGGAAGGCTACACCAACCTATACCGCGTGTGGAAGGACGAAGAGCTGCGCAGCAAACTGAGCGAACTGATTGAGGTCACCCTGGACCATATCGTTGACCCCAAGACCGCTCACTTCTTCCTGTTCTTTGACGAGGAATGGAATGTGAAATCCGATGATATTTCTTACGGTCATGACATCGAGGGCAGCTGGCTGCTGTTCGAGGCAGCAGAAGTGCTTGGGAATGATCAGTTGCTGGCACGTACCCGGGAAGTTGCTATTGCCATGGCAGAGGCCACTTATAATGAAGGTGTAGACAGCGACGGCGGGCTGCTTAATGAGGCTAACGCTGAGGGTCTGACAGATACCAATAAAGACTGGTGGCCGCAAGCCGAAGCGGTTGTCGGCTTCTACAACGCCTATCAAATGACAGGGGAGGAGAAGTTCGCTGAAGCGGCCGTCAGATCTTGGAACTTCATCGAAGAGTTCATCATCGATAAGAAGCATGGGGAGTGGTACTGGAGCGTTAACCGTGAGGGTGTGCCCCAGCTGCACGAAATGAAGGTTAGCGCCTGGAAGTGTCCTTATCATAACAGCCGTGCCTGCTTCGAAATGATCGAGCGTCTTAGCAAGTCCGAAGCCTAA
- a CDS encoding beta-mannosidase, whose amino-acid sequence MQTISLGGGWTLTISPEQSPIDVLVPGSVYHDLLQAGQIEDPFYRDREEHAKEVMRQDYIYSRTFDISHELYQLDRLELVCEGLDTLSSIYVNGQAIAETNNMHRTYIFDVKGYLQPGTNEISIKFKNTLDYIEDKQSKTFLWAPEISVSGFPHIRKAHYSYGWDWGPQLPDAGIWRDIYIRGYEQARLTDVYMTQHHQKGLVTLDIKTESELWGEAPFELKALLTSPDGQVLTAKASIIQNSNTLQLQIENPELWWPNGYGDQPLYQLQVLLQAEGKLLDERNYTIGLRTLRVKQEPDEWGTSFAFEVNGVAIFAMGANYIPEDNLLPRTSAAKTEQLIKDCIEANFNCIRVWGGGFYPGNDFYDLCDRYGLIVWQDFMFACAVYELTDEFAENIRQEAIDNMLRLRHHASLGLWCGNNEMEMAWETWDFPKDEKLRQDYLQQFEVLLAKTAAEYDPNTFYWASSPSSGGGFDDPNDQNRGDVHYWDVWHGLKPFTDYRHFHFRFCSEFGFQSFPSMKTIETYTLPEDRNIFSYVMERHQKNDGANGKILYYLAQNFKYPKDLASLVYASQLLQAEAMKYGVEHWRRHRGRCMGSIYWQLNDCWPVASWSSIDYYGRWKALHYFAKRFYAPVLLSACDEGAKVELHVSNETLHSVSGTVSWKLWSTKDGLLREGSSAAEIAELSSAAVVALDFSELLTAEQLRCAFLEYRFESDGQTISDGVLLFAPPKHFTFPVPQFVTEVQEEADHFTIKLGTDSLAKYVEVELNGLDGHLDDNYFDLAPGRTKILILAKSSLSEQLTLEQLKKAITVRSAVDITDV is encoded by the coding sequence ATGCAAACAATATCCCTTGGCGGAGGCTGGACGCTGACGATTTCGCCCGAGCAATCGCCCATTGATGTGCTTGTGCCCGGATCTGTCTATCATGATCTGCTCCAAGCTGGACAAATAGAAGATCCATTCTATCGTGATCGTGAAGAACATGCCAAAGAGGTCATGAGACAGGATTATATCTATTCCCGCACTTTCGATATCAGCCATGAGCTTTATCAATTAGATCGTCTTGAGCTCGTCTGCGAGGGTCTGGATACGCTCAGCTCCATTTATGTGAATGGGCAAGCCATAGCTGAGACGAACAATATGCACCGGACTTATATTTTCGATGTGAAAGGCTATCTGCAGCCGGGGACCAACGAGATCTCCATCAAATTCAAGAACACTCTGGATTACATTGAGGACAAGCAAAGCAAAACGTTCCTGTGGGCACCGGAAATTTCGGTAAGCGGATTTCCGCATATTCGTAAAGCCCATTACAGCTACGGCTGGGACTGGGGGCCTCAGCTTCCAGACGCAGGAATCTGGCGCGATATTTATATTCGCGGCTATGAGCAGGCACGTCTAACCGACGTGTATATGACCCAACACCATCAGAAGGGGCTGGTTACACTCGATATCAAGACCGAATCCGAGCTTTGGGGCGAGGCTCCCTTCGAACTTAAGGCTCTCTTAACCAGTCCAGATGGCCAGGTGTTGACCGCTAAAGCCTCCATCATACAGAACTCGAATACCTTGCAGCTTCAGATTGAGAATCCCGAGCTCTGGTGGCCTAACGGCTATGGCGATCAACCGCTCTATCAGCTGCAGGTGCTTCTTCAGGCAGAAGGTAAGCTTCTGGACGAGCGGAACTATACCATTGGCCTTCGGACCCTGCGAGTAAAGCAGGAGCCTGATGAATGGGGAACCTCTTTTGCCTTTGAGGTGAACGGGGTTGCGATCTTTGCGATGGGTGCGAATTACATCCCGGAGGATAACCTCCTGCCCAGAACGTCTGCCGCCAAGACAGAGCAGCTTATCAAGGATTGCATTGAAGCTAACTTCAACTGCATCCGGGTATGGGGTGGCGGGTTTTACCCGGGTAACGATTTCTATGACCTGTGCGACCGCTACGGCCTGATCGTATGGCAGGATTTCATGTTCGCCTGCGCCGTCTATGAATTGACCGATGAATTCGCGGAGAATATCCGCCAGGAAGCTATTGATAACATGCTTCGCCTGCGGCATCATGCCTCTCTCGGTCTGTGGTGCGGCAACAATGAGATGGAAATGGCCTGGGAAACCTGGGACTTCCCTAAAGATGAGAAGCTTCGCCAGGACTATCTTCAACAGTTCGAGGTTCTCCTGGCAAAGACTGCAGCAGAGTATGACCCGAATACGTTCTATTGGGCTTCCTCCCCGTCCTCGGGCGGCGGATTCGACGATCCGAACGACCAGAACCGGGGCGATGTCCACTATTGGGATGTATGGCATGGCCTTAAGCCTTTTACAGACTATCGCCATTTCCATTTCCGCTTCTGCTCCGAGTTTGGTTTCCAGTCTTTTCCGAGCATGAAGACGATCGAAACCTACACACTTCCGGAAGACCGAAACATCTTCTCCTATGTCATGGAACGGCATCAGAAGAATGATGGCGCGAATGGCAAAATCCTGTATTACCTGGCTCAGAATTTTAAATATCCTAAAGATCTCGCCTCCCTCGTCTACGCTTCACAGCTGCTTCAAGCCGAAGCCATGAAGTATGGCGTGGAACATTGGAGAAGACACCGGGGACGGTGCATGGGATCCATCTACTGGCAACTGAACGACTGCTGGCCCGTTGCTTCCTGGTCCAGTATAGATTACTACGGGCGCTGGAAGGCGCTGCATTATTTCGCGAAGCGCTTCTATGCTCCAGTCCTCCTATCTGCCTGTGATGAAGGCGCGAAAGTGGAGCTGCATGTATCCAATGAGACCCTTCACAGCGTGAGCGGAACGGTAAGCTGGAAGCTCTGGAGCACAAAGGACGGACTACTACGTGAAGGATCTTCCGCAGCTGAAATAGCTGAGCTAAGCTCGGCAGCGGTTGTTGCCCTGGATTTCTCTGAGCTGCTGACAGCAGAGCAGCTTCGCTGCGCCTTCCTGGAGTACCGTTTTGAATCAGACGGACAAACGATCAGTGACGGGGTGCTGCTCTTCGCACCGCCGAAGCACTTTACCTTCCCTGTTCCGCAGTTTGTCACAGAGGTACAGGAAGAGGCTGACCATTTTACAATCAAGCTTGGTACAGATTCGCTGGCCAAATATGTAGAGGTAGAACTGAACGGACTTGACGGCCATTTGGATGATAATTACTTCGATCTGGCGCCCGGCCGTACAAAGATCCTTATCCTCGCCAAGTCTTCCCTGTCAGAGCAGCTCACTTTAGAGCAGCTTAAGAAAGCTATAACGGTGCGGAGCGCTGTAGATATCACTGATGTTTAA
- a CDS encoding glycoside hydrolase family 113 has translation MNFAKEYVAGMTWGFMGIRGTWATDQANQSMEIMAETTGVNWTAIAFSAMQATAHSTEIPYWEEPTVTDEEVVWAIRKAKSLGLKVCLKPIVNCTDGTWRAHINFFDKDVPCEPKWADWFRSYTNYILHYAEIAERTGCEMLCIGCEMVQTDRREAEWRKLIADVREVYSGIVTYNCDKYQEDNVTWWDAVDVISSSGYYPIHDWEAQLNRIEPVVKAFNKPFFFMEAGCMSRTGSAQIPNDWNLPGEVNQKEQADWYHAMFAACDKRDWVQGFMLWDWKAELYAPEMAATNDDYCTYNKEAESVIKDYYTSKTISI, from the coding sequence ATGAACTTTGCTAAAGAATATGTTGCCGGAATGACTTGGGGCTTCATGGGCATCCGCGGGACCTGGGCTACAGATCAAGCGAATCAATCGATGGAAATTATGGCTGAAACAACAGGTGTAAATTGGACCGCTATCGCCTTCTCGGCGATGCAGGCCACAGCTCATTCCACCGAAATCCCCTATTGGGAGGAACCTACCGTTACGGACGAGGAGGTTGTCTGGGCGATCCGCAAGGCCAAATCACTTGGCCTAAAGGTCTGCCTAAAGCCTATTGTGAACTGTACGGATGGGACGTGGCGGGCGCATATCAACTTTTTTGATAAAGATGTGCCCTGTGAGCCGAAGTGGGCCGACTGGTTCCGTTCATACACGAACTATATTCTGCACTATGCGGAAATCGCCGAACGAACGGGATGCGAGATGCTCTGCATCGGCTGTGAGATGGTTCAGACGGACCGGCGTGAGGCCGAGTGGCGGAAGTTGATCGCGGATGTCCGTGAAGTCTACAGCGGAATTGTGACCTATAACTGTGACAAATACCAGGAGGATAATGTAACGTGGTGGGATGCGGTAGATGTTATTTCTTCAAGCGGTTATTACCCTATTCATGATTGGGAAGCCCAGCTGAACCGAATTGAACCGGTAGTCAAGGCATTCAACAAGCCCTTCTTCTTCATGGAAGCAGGATGTATGAGCCGGACCGGCTCTGCCCAAATCCCGAACGACTGGAACCTTCCGGGAGAAGTGAATCAGAAGGAGCAGGCCGACTGGTACCATGCGATGTTCGCAGCCTGTGACAAGCGCGACTGGGTTCAAGGTTTTATGCTCTGGGACTGGAAAGCCGAGCTGTATGCGCCGGAGATGGCAGCCACCAATGATGATTACTGCACTTATAACAAAGAGGCCGAATCGGTCATTAAAGACTATTACACTTCTAAGACCATATCTATATAA
- a CDS encoding CvfB family protein → MIAGTIVTLPIDREVSPFGYFLRTEGGQDILLHYTELTREVKPGEVIDVFLYFDTEDRLAATMKKPYLTLGEMALLEVADVHPRLGCFLEMGLGRQLLLPIRELPEYKELHPRVGDQVFVIMEHDKQGRLKAKLAGEQDLAVKAFHAPTTWMNEWHEAIVYKPLQMGTFVLVEGGVLGFGAIGMIHASERNRLLRLGERIRVRVAHIREDGRVNLSLAPRKEIGRNEDADRILAYLEERPSGSMPYSDATPPEVIKQRFDISKAAFKRALGKLMKEGKITQKESWTYLKGREPESDRK, encoded by the coding sequence ATGATTGCAGGAACAATAGTCACTCTCCCGATTGACCGGGAGGTTTCGCCATTCGGCTATTTTCTTCGCACCGAAGGCGGACAAGATATCCTGCTTCACTATACGGAATTAACCCGTGAGGTGAAGCCGGGCGAGGTAATAGACGTATTTTTGTATTTTGATACGGAAGACAGGCTTGCTGCGACGATGAAGAAGCCTTACTTGACGCTAGGCGAGATGGCGCTGCTGGAAGTGGCCGATGTTCACCCACGCCTCGGCTGCTTCCTGGAGATGGGCCTTGGACGCCAGCTGCTGCTTCCAATTCGGGAGCTTCCCGAATACAAGGAGCTGCACCCGCGGGTCGGTGATCAGGTCTTCGTCATCATGGAGCATGACAAGCAGGGACGGCTGAAGGCTAAGCTGGCTGGAGAACAGGACCTGGCGGTCAAAGCCTTTCACGCGCCCACAACCTGGATGAATGAATGGCATGAGGCGATTGTCTACAAACCGCTGCAAATGGGCACTTTTGTACTTGTAGAAGGCGGGGTGCTTGGATTCGGGGCGATCGGGATGATTCATGCTTCCGAACGCAACCGGCTTCTTCGTCTGGGTGAACGGATCAGAGTTCGCGTAGCCCATATTCGCGAGGACGGACGGGTGAATCTGTCGTTGGCTCCGCGCAAGGAGATTGGACGCAATGAGGATGCGGATCGGATCTTGGCGTATCTGGAAGAGCGTCCTAGCGGCTCAATGCCTTATTCGGATGCAACGCCGCCTGAAGTTATCAAGCAGCGCTTTGACATCAGTAAAGCGGCATTCAAGCGGGCACTTGGCAAGCTGATGAAGGAAGGCAAGATTACGCAAAAAGAAAGCTGGACCTATCTGAAGGGCCGTGAACCGGAATCTGATCGGAAATAG